One segment of Asaia bogorensis NBRC 16594 DNA contains the following:
- the hslV gene encoding ATP-dependent protease subunit HslV gives MHTHSSSPHDPVGWHGTTILCVRRDGQVAMAGDGQVTLGQTVIKGNARKVRRIGPKNSILAGFAGATADAFTLIERLEAKLERYPDQLERACVDLAKDWRTDRYLRRLEAMMAVADAHRSFTLTGNGDVLEPEDGIIAIGSGGNYALSAARALIDIEGLSAEDVARRAMKIAGDICVYTNHSVRVELLGGESL, from the coding sequence ATGCACACTCATTCCTCTTCCCCCCATGACCCTGTTGGCTGGCATGGCACCACCATCCTTTGCGTTCGTCGCGACGGACAGGTGGCCATGGCGGGTGACGGGCAGGTTACGCTTGGCCAGACGGTCATCAAGGGCAATGCCCGCAAGGTACGCCGCATAGGGCCCAAGAACTCGATTCTAGCCGGGTTCGCCGGGGCAACAGCTGATGCCTTCACCCTGATCGAGCGCCTCGAAGCCAAGCTGGAGCGCTATCCTGATCAGCTTGAACGGGCCTGTGTCGATCTGGCGAAAGACTGGCGCACGGATCGCTATCTGCGCCGGCTGGAGGCCATGATGGCGGTGGCCGATGCCCATCGCTCCTTCACACTGACCGGCAATGGCGACGTGCTTGAGCCTGAGGACGGAATCATCGCGATCGGCTCCGGCGGCAATTACGCGCTTTCGGCCGCGCGTGCGCTCATCGATATCGAGGGGCTGAGTGCCGAGGATGTGGCCCGCCGTGCGATGAAGATTGCGGGCGATATCTGCGTCTACACCAATCATTCGGTCCGGGTGGAATTGCTGGGCGGAGAGTCGCTGTAA
- the hslU gene encoding ATP-dependent protease ATPase subunit HslU, whose protein sequence is MEIPNYSPREIVSELDRFIIGQNEAKRAVAIAMRNRWRRAQLPEGLREEVVPKNILMIGPTGCGKTEIARRLARLAQSPFLKVEATKFTEVGYVGRDVESIVRDLVEVSLTMLREARRKDVNAKAELAAESRLVDALVGEGATADTKTKFRQMLRNGELEDKEIEIQVGREPGAGEMPDMAGGTVMNAAAFGDLMKNLMNRSPQKRRLTIAAARQLLIREEADRLVDNDALTQDAVRHAQDHGIVFLDEIDKVCARSGEGGGRGGDISREGVQRDLLPLIEGTTVTTKYGPVKTDHILFIASGAFHLAKPSDLLPELQGRLPIRVELAGLTREDLKRILLEPEHSLLKQYVSLLGTENLTLSFEDGAVDALAEVAADINERVENIGARRLATVMERLLEDVSFRASDRSGDTVVITAQDVQERVAPLARKGDLSRFIL, encoded by the coding sequence ATGGAAATTCCGAATTACTCGCCGCGTGAGATTGTCTCCGAGCTTGATCGCTTCATTATCGGTCAGAACGAGGCCAAGCGGGCTGTGGCTATTGCCATGCGCAACCGCTGGCGCCGTGCGCAACTACCCGAAGGGTTGCGTGAAGAGGTCGTGCCAAAGAATATCCTCATGATCGGGCCAACCGGCTGCGGCAAGACCGAGATCGCCCGCCGTCTGGCGCGTCTGGCACAATCGCCTTTCCTGAAGGTCGAGGCCACCAAGTTCACCGAGGTCGGCTATGTCGGGCGTGATGTGGAATCCATCGTGCGCGATCTGGTCGAGGTGTCACTCACCATGCTGCGTGAGGCCCGGCGCAAGGACGTGAATGCCAAGGCCGAGCTTGCCGCCGAATCCCGCCTTGTCGACGCGCTGGTCGGTGAAGGGGCCACGGCGGACACCAAGACCAAGTTCCGCCAGATGCTTCGTAATGGCGAACTCGAGGACAAGGAAATCGAGATTCAGGTGGGGCGTGAGCCGGGCGCGGGTGAGATGCCCGACATGGCGGGTGGCACGGTCATGAATGCCGCTGCCTTTGGCGATCTCATGAAAAACCTCATGAACCGCTCCCCCCAGAAGCGTCGCCTGACGATCGCTGCCGCGCGTCAGCTTCTGATCCGCGAGGAAGCCGACCGGCTGGTGGATAACGACGCACTGACCCAGGATGCAGTGCGTCATGCGCAGGATCACGGCATCGTCTTTCTCGATGAGATCGACAAGGTCTGCGCCCGCTCGGGTGAAGGCGGTGGACGGGGTGGCGATATCTCGCGTGAGGGCGTGCAGCGCGATCTTCTGCCGCTGATCGAGGGAACGACGGTCACCACCAAATACGGGCCGGTGAAAACCGACCATATCCTGTTCATCGCATCCGGGGCCTTTCATCTGGCAAAGCCCTCGGACCTGCTGCCTGAGTTGCAGGGGCGTCTGCCTATTCGCGTTGAGCTGGCTGGTTTGACACGTGAGGACCTCAAGCGCATCCTGCTCGAGCCTGAGCACTCTTTGCTCAAGCAATATGTCTCTCTTCTTGGCACCGAAAATCTTACGCTCTCCTTTGAGGACGGCGCGGTGGATGCGCTCGCCGAAGTGGCGGCGGATATCAATGAACGTGTCGAGAATATCGGTGCCCGTCGTCTTGCGACGGTCATGGAGCGCCTGCTGGAAGATGTTTCCTTCAGGGCGTCTGACCGGAGCGGGGATACTGTGGTGATTACCGCGCAGGATGTGCAGGAGCGCGTTGCGCCTCTGGCCCGCAAGGGCGATCTGAGCAGGTTCATCCTGTGA
- a CDS encoding SufE family protein: protein MSGAVTDLPFVQPVDGTAAEAIASIGDELALFDDWMDRYEYIIEMGRNLPPFPAEWQNDGHRVPGCQSQVWLEAHESDGRLFFAGASDAAIVNGLVALLLRVYSGRDRAEIEATDPTFLHDLGLVKALSTNRGNGVEAMAQAIRARARA from the coding sequence GTGAGCGGCGCGGTAACGGATCTCCCTTTCGTCCAGCCCGTGGATGGCACGGCGGCGGAGGCCATTGCGTCGATCGGCGATGAACTTGCCTTGTTCGATGACTGGATGGATCGCTACGAATACATCATCGAGATGGGGCGCAACCTCCCGCCCTTTCCTGCTGAGTGGCAGAATGATGGGCATCGTGTGCCCGGCTGCCAGAGCCAGGTCTGGCTTGAGGCGCATGAGTCAGATGGCCGCCTGTTCTTCGCCGGTGCGTCCGATGCGGCCATCGTGAATGGGTTGGTGGCTCTGCTGCTGCGCGTCTATTCCGGGCGTGACCGGGCGGAGATCGAGGCGACGGACCCGACATTCCTGCATGATCTGGGACTGGTGAAGGCGCTCTCGACCAACCGTGGCAATGGGGTTGAGGCAATGGCCCAGGCCATACGGGCCCGAGCCCGGGCCTGA
- a CDS encoding glucose/quinate/shikimate family membrane-bound PQQ-dependent dehydrogenase gives MNTVSRPRFWAALTAVIFALCGIYLTLGGVWLLSYGDTPYYAVCGIALLATAYLVWRGRAAAFWLYTLIILGSLIWAISEIGIDFWSLVPRGDVITILGIWLLLPFVSRQITTSRLATLPLLGSVVLALIVVVVAFVQDPGDKAGNLPTEKIAAAGSDAAQVPDGDWQAYGRTQYGDRFSPLTQINADNVSKLKVAWTMRTGDFKGPNDPGEATNEATPLAVNGTLYFCSLHQKLWAVDGATGKTKWVFDPHLYVNPGFQHLTCRGVTYHKSDASAVTSDGTPAPDECHERLFLPVNDGRMFAVDAQTGKACPSFGNNGEIDLRTPYMPYDHVGGYEPTSPPVVTDKVVIVSGAVTDNNSTKEPSGVTRAFDLFTGKLVWVFDPSNPDPNEMPSGDHKYVANSPNSWITASYDANLGLVYIPTGVQTPDQWGGNRTPDAERYASSVLALHADTGKLAWSYQTVHHDLWDMDLPAQMSLVDITQKDGTVIPAIYAPAKTGNIFVLDRRDGKLIVPAPELPVPQEVVKSDHVAPTQPFSDLTLRPKALLTGKDMWGGTVFDQLICRVAFHQLDYKGTFTAPSERGSLIFPGNLGIFEWGGLAVDPQRQIAISNPIALPFVSRLVPRGPGNPLWPEKDAKGSGGETGLQHNYGAPYAIMLSPFLNPITTRIGLPIPCKRPPWGYMAGIDLRTNKVVWQHRNGTLRDSLYNSALPIQLPPLKVGVPSLGGPLTTAGNVAFLTSTLDFYIRAYNVTTGETLWQDRLPAGGQSTPMSYSANGKQYIVTYAGGHGSFGTKMGDYVIAYALPN, from the coding sequence ATGAACACGGTTTCCCGGCCGCGGTTCTGGGCAGCCCTCACCGCCGTGATATTTGCCCTTTGTGGCATTTATCTGACACTCGGCGGTGTCTGGCTCCTGAGCTATGGCGACACCCCTTATTACGCAGTCTGCGGTATTGCCCTTCTGGCGACCGCCTATCTCGTCTGGAGGGGCCGCGCGGCCGCCTTCTGGCTCTATACCCTGATCATTCTCGGCTCGCTCATCTGGGCGATCAGCGAAATCGGCATCGATTTCTGGTCGCTCGTGCCGCGCGGCGACGTCATCACCATTCTCGGCATCTGGCTGCTCCTGCCGTTCGTCAGCCGCCAGATCACCACGAGCCGCCTCGCCACCCTACCCCTGCTCGGCAGCGTCGTCCTTGCGCTGATTGTCGTGGTCGTGGCCTTCGTGCAGGATCCGGGTGACAAGGCGGGCAATCTGCCCACCGAAAAGATCGCCGCCGCTGGCAGCGATGCCGCCCAGGTGCCCGATGGCGACTGGCAGGCCTATGGCCGTACCCAGTATGGCGATCGCTTCTCCCCGCTCACCCAGATCAATGCCGACAATGTCAGCAAGCTCAAGGTTGCCTGGACCATGCGTACGGGCGACTTCAAGGGCCCGAACGACCCCGGTGAAGCCACCAACGAAGCGACACCGCTTGCCGTCAATGGCACGCTGTATTTCTGCTCGCTGCACCAGAAGCTGTGGGCCGTCGATGGCGCAACCGGCAAGACGAAGTGGGTGTTCGACCCCCATCTCTATGTCAATCCAGGCTTCCAGCATCTGACCTGCCGTGGCGTGACCTACCACAAATCCGATGCCAGCGCCGTCACGTCAGATGGCACGCCGGCCCCTGATGAGTGCCATGAGCGCCTGTTCCTGCCCGTCAATGATGGTCGCATGTTCGCTGTCGATGCCCAGACCGGCAAGGCCTGCCCGAGCTTCGGCAATAATGGCGAGATCGACCTGCGTACGCCTTACATGCCGTATGACCATGTTGGCGGCTACGAGCCGACCTCACCGCCTGTCGTAACAGACAAGGTCGTGATCGTTTCCGGGGCCGTGACCGACAACAACTCCACCAAGGAGCCCTCGGGCGTTACGCGTGCTTTCGACCTGTTCACAGGCAAGCTCGTCTGGGTGTTCGACCCCTCGAACCCCGACCCGAACGAAATGCCAAGCGGTGACCACAAATACGTCGCCAACTCGCCCAACTCGTGGATCACCGCGTCCTATGACGCCAATCTGGGCCTGGTCTATATCCCGACCGGCGTTCAGACCCCTGACCAGTGGGGCGGCAACCGCACCCCCGATGCCGAACGCTATGCGTCGTCCGTGCTCGCCCTGCACGCCGATACCGGCAAGCTGGCCTGGAGCTACCAGACCGTGCACCACGATCTGTGGGACATGGATCTTCCGGCCCAGATGAGCCTTGTGGATATCACCCAGAAGGACGGCACCGTTATTCCGGCCATCTACGCGCCGGCCAAGACGGGCAACATCTTCGTTCTCGACCGTCGCGACGGCAAGCTGATCGTGCCTGCACCCGAGCTTCCCGTGCCGCAGGAAGTGGTTAAGAGCGATCACGTTGCTCCCACACAGCCCTTCTCTGATCTGACGCTGCGCCCCAAGGCCCTGCTGACGGGCAAGGACATGTGGGGTGGCACCGTGTTCGATCAGCTGATCTGCCGCGTGGCATTCCATCAGCTCGACTACAAGGGCACGTTCACGGCACCGTCCGAGCGTGGCTCGCTGATCTTCCCGGGCAATCTGGGTATCTTCGAGTGGGGTGGTCTTGCTGTCGATCCGCAGCGTCAGATCGCCATCTCCAACCCGATCGCCCTGCCTTTCGTGTCGCGTCTGGTTCCCCGTGGTCCGGGTAACCCGCTCTGGCCCGAAAAGGACGCCAAGGGTTCGGGCGGCGAGACCGGCCTGCAGCACAACTATGGCGCACCCTATGCCATCATGCTGAGCCCGTTCCTGAACCCGATCACCACACGCATCGGTCTGCCGATCCCGTGCAAGCGTCCGCCGTGGGGCTACATGGCTGGTATCGATCTGCGCACCAACAAGGTGGTCTGGCAGCATCGCAATGGCACGCTGCGTGACAGCCTGTACAATAGCGCCCTGCCCATCCAGCTTCCGCCGCTCAAGGTTGGCGTGCCCAGCCTCGGTGGCCCGCTCACCACGGCCGGCAACGTCGCCTTCCTGACGTCCACGCTGGATTTCTACATCCGCGCATACAACGTCACGACGGGTGAAACCCTGTGGCAGGACCGTCTGCCCGCCGGTGGCCAGTCCACCCCGATGAGCTACTCTGCCAATGGCAAGCAGTACATCGTGACCTATGCCGGTGGTCACGGCTCTTTCGGCACGAAGATGGGCGATTACGTCATCGCCTACGCTCTGCCGAACTGA
- the rpmI gene encoding 50S ribosomal protein L35: protein MPKMKTKSSVKKRFKITATGKVMCGPGNKRHGLINRPQKMKRTNRGPQTMTDMDAKTVKQWAPYGLA, encoded by the coding sequence ATGCCCAAGATGAAGACCAAGTCGTCGGTCAAGAAGCGGTTCAAGATCACCGCGACCGGCAAGGTGATGTGCGGTCCCGGCAACAAGCGCCACGGCCTCATCAACCGTCCGCAGAAAATGAAGCGCACCAATCGCGGCCCGCAGACCATGACAGACATGGATGCGAAGACCGTGAAGCAGTGGGCCCCCTACGGACTGGCTTGA
- the rplT gene encoding 50S ribosomal protein L20, whose translation MARVKRGVTTHARHKKVLDLAKGYRGRSSTNYRIALERVEKALRYAYRDRRNKKRDFRALWIQRINAAVREQGLTYSKFINGLAKAGIEIDRKVLAAIAFDDAATFAEIVKLAQMALEQSAQEQTAQA comes from the coding sequence ATGGCACGTGTTAAGCGCGGCGTAACGACGCACGCCCGTCACAAGAAGGTTCTGGATCTCGCCAAGGGTTACCGCGGCCGGTCTTCTACCAATTATCGTATCGCTCTCGAGCGCGTCGAGAAGGCTCTTCGTTATGCCTATCGCGACCGTCGCAACAAGAAGCGCGATTTCCGCGCTCTGTGGATCCAGCGTATTAACGCTGCTGTTCGCGAGCAGGGCCTGACCTACAGCAAGTTCATCAACGGACTGGCAAAGGCTGGCATCGAAATCGACCGTAAGGTTCTGGCCGCCATCGCATTTGATGACGCCGCAACCTTCGCCGAGATCGTGAAGTTGGCGCAGATGGCTCTTGAGCAGTCCGCTCAGGAACAGACGGCGCAGGCCTGA
- the pheS gene encoding phenylalanine--tRNA ligase subunit alpha: MGDDLEALKSETLESLAQAQDHASWDAIRVGVLGKSGRLTVLLKELGKMTPEMRKERGQALNRLRDALNTAVEERGQAIAEAALEARLKSEQVDVSMPAVSTPLGLLHPINRTIEEMTAIFGAMGFSVAEGPDIESQWHNFSALNTPDHHPARTEHDTFYLPASHEESPPRVLRTQTSGVQIRTMLTEPPPIRVIAPGRTYRADHDATHSPMFHQCEGLVIDQGITLGHLKGCLIEFLRIFFDKPNLPVRFRASYFPFTEPSMEVDIGWSRQTGEIGGGTDWLEVLGSGMVHPRVLANCGLDPAIWQGFAFGMGIERLTMLKNGIPDLRSFYESDLRWLRHYGFSALSSVSLAEGV; this comes from the coding sequence ATGGGCGATGATCTCGAAGCGCTGAAAAGCGAAACTCTCGAATCCCTGGCGCAGGCGCAGGATCACGCCAGCTGGGACGCCATTCGCGTTGGGGTGCTCGGCAAATCGGGGCGCCTTACTGTCCTGCTCAAGGAACTGGGCAAGATGACGCCCGAGATGCGCAAGGAGCGCGGTCAGGCGCTGAACCGCCTGCGCGATGCGCTCAATACGGCTGTTGAAGAGCGCGGCCAGGCCATTGCCGAGGCGGCGCTGGAAGCCCGGCTGAAATCCGAGCAGGTCGATGTGTCGATGCCTGCTGTCTCGACTCCGCTCGGGCTGCTCCATCCGATCAACCGCACGATCGAGGAAATGACGGCGATTTTCGGTGCCATGGGGTTTTCGGTCGCCGAAGGGCCGGACATCGAATCGCAATGGCATAATTTCTCGGCGCTCAATACGCCCGACCATCATCCTGCGCGGACCGAGCACGACACATTCTACCTGCCTGCATCCCACGAGGAGTCGCCGCCGCGTGTGCTGCGTACCCAGACATCGGGCGTGCAGATCCGCACCATGCTGACCGAGCCTCCGCCGATCCGCGTGATCGCGCCGGGGCGCACCTACCGCGCCGATCATGACGCCACCCACTCACCGATGTTTCATCAATGTGAAGGACTTGTCATCGATCAGGGCATCACGCTCGGTCATCTCAAGGGCTGTCTGATCGAGTTCTTGCGCATCTTCTTCGACAAGCCGAACCTTCCTGTCCGTTTCCGTGCCTCCTATTTTCCGTTCACCGAGCCCTCGATGGAGGTTGATATCGGCTGGTCCCGCCAGACGGGTGAGATTGGCGGTGGCACCGACTGGCTCGAGGTTCTGGGCTCGGGCATGGTTCATCCGCGCGTACTGGCCAATTGCGGCCTCGATCCTGCCATATGGCAGGGCTTTGCCTTCGGTATGGGCATCGAGCGTCTGACCATGCTCAAGAACGGTATTCCCGATCTGCGCTCCTTCTATGAGAGCGATCTGAGATGGCTGCGTCATTACGGCTTCTCTGCCCTGTCCTCCGTCAGCCTCGCAGAAGGAGTCTGA